In Methanoculleus sp. SDB, the genomic stretch CCGGATTATTGACGAGTGCCCGTGCGATGGCGACCCGCTGCTGCTGCCCGCCGGAGAGTTCACTCGGCTTATGCGGAGCCAGCGAATCTTCAAGGCCGACCTTTGCCATCAGTTCTTCCGACCGCCCCCAGGTGTCGCGGCGGCGCTCCTTGAGCACAAGAGGATACTCTACGTTTTCGCGCACGGTCAGGAGGGGGATGAGATTGAATGTCTGGAAGATGAACCCGATCGTATCCCGCCGGAGATCGGTAAGTTCATCATCGTCCATCTCCCGGACACTCCGCCCCGCGATGAAGAGGTTTCCTGACGTCGGCACGTCAAGGCACCCGATCATGTTCAGGAGTGTGGATTTTCCCGAACCCGAGGGCCCCATGATTGCGATGAACTCGCCTTTCTCCACATCCAGCGTTACATGGTCGAGTGCCACGACATCGCCGAAGGGAAGGGGATAGACCTTGGATACATCCTCCAGCCTGATAACCGGCATCGTGTCCAAGCGCCTCTCTCCTTCGTCTACTTCTTCTTCCATGTGTAGAGAATGATGCCGCCGATCGCTACGACCAGTACGACGAGGAACGCGATCAGCATAACCGGGATCTCCCCTCCCTGATCGGGTTCGGCCGCACCGCTCCCGAGCTCCACGGGCACGCTCCGGGTGAAGGTGTTGCCGTCCACGTCCTTGTACTGGACGATGAGGGGAGCCGACGCCGCGTCGGAAGCGCGGAACGTCACTTCGAAACTGGAGAAGTCATCGGCATCGAGGGCGCCCACGACATAGACACGGAACGGATCGACCGGCTCTGCCGGGGTTCCGGCGGTAATTATCACCGAGTATGCCGTGTCCAGTCCTGCATTCGTGACATCGCCGGAAACCCGGTAATAGCCGCTCTCGCTCGTCACCGCGATATTATTCAGGATCGGGTCTGCCTGCCGCTTGCCTGTCGTAAGAACCACCGGAACGACGAGATCCGACATATGCCTGTTGAGCCCGTTCCGGTACGATATGTGAAAGACGAGGTCCGTCGACTGCGTCGGGGTCACATCGAAACTGACCGTCTCCGACTGGTCCGGCAGGAGACTCCCGACGAAGAACCCGGTCTGAACCGCTGCCACGCCCTCGCCCTCCGGCACAATCGTAATGCCGTTCAGTTCGTTCTCGCGCGGGTTGCCGATTTTAAGTACAATGGTCTCCTTTTTGTCTTTCACGAAGGAATCCGGCTGGGAGAGAACGGAGACCTCGAGTTCGGTGTCATCCACTTTTACCGGGATCCGGTACCGGAGGGCGCCCGCGTTTCGGTAATCGAGATAGAATTTCGGGTAATATATGCCATCGGGAACGTCGGCACGGACGGAAAAGGTGAACGTCATCGAGTTCGCGGCACCGATGTCGCCGACACTCGCATAGGACTGATCATTTAAGAGTGTGATGCCGGTATCGAGAAGTGTTGCCCGGCTGATCGCAACGGCTGTCGTACCGCTGTTCGTGATGACAACGGTGATGGTAGCGGTGTCACCCCGCATCAGGACCGCGGGATCGATAGTGACGGATGTGACGGAGACCTGCGCCGCACTCTCCTGCGCCGAAGCAATCCCGGCGCAACAGCAGAGGAGCAGGATGAGGGTTAAGCCAACGTGTTTCATTCAAAAACTCCAGAGGGTATAGAGGGAATACAGGATATAGAGGCCGACCGGAACGCCAACCGTGATGGCGGCATCACGGGTCGTAAGATGGCGTGCTTCCTTCATCCCGAAGATCCAGATGCTGGCACTCCACAGCATGAAGAGAATGCCGGCCAATGAGGCAACCTGAAGGACGGGCGCCTTCATGAGAGCGGTGATCTGCTCGGCAAGCAGGGTGGGATCGCTCACGGGTGCGAGGGAAAGCGAGCTGAAATACGAGTAATAGAGGGCAAGGGTGATGATCCCGCCGATTATCTGGGGAACCGAACCATAGGCGACGAATTCCAGGGTCCGTTTGAACGAACCGGTTCCCTTAAAGGCAAGCGAGATGACCGTAAACAGCACGCCCGGCACAAGCCACCAGATAAGAAAAACAGCGATAAATCCACTTACAAACCCGATTACAGCGATAACTGTGCCCATTGATGCCACGTCTGCCGGCAGCATCCGGACGGTTGCCCCGGACACGATGGCGGCAGCGGTGCCGCTGATGATCGCTACGGCGAGGAGAATGAGGGCGGGTACCCTGAGATTCTCCTCTTCAGCCATTTTTCCCGCAAAAAATGCCTGAGGATTTAAAATCAGGTCTTTCATAGCAACAGCCATGGCAACTCTCATACTGAATCACCACACGGCATGATAAAAGTTATGACCCCAGAATACCAGAATCGAGCAATTACTTCCTTTTTTCGTAAATACGGTGGAATTCTCACCGGGATACAGATATCAGGAAATCTGCGCATTCCGGTCGCGAGACGAGGGTCCGGTTCATAACGCCCCCGCCTCCTCCTTCCCGGTATACGGATCGACATGAACGACGATGTCCGCCATCCCCTCGATATCATCAAGAATCATAACCCGTGCTTCTTCGGCGATCTCATGCCCTTCACCGACGGTGATGGCGGGATCAACGAAAATATGGATGTCTGCAAAGAGCTCCCCGGGCTTTCCCCGGCACCTGAATTTGTGATATCCCCGGACACCGGGAATTTGGTGCATGATGCGAGTAATCTGGTCTTCGCAGTCGACTATGACGGCATCGGTCAGTACATCGCCCGCCTCACGGATGATACGAATTCCCATCCTCCCGATGACCGCTGCGATTCCAAAGGCGATCAGGGGATCAGCAGCCGGAAATCCGAGAGAGACCGCACCGAACCCCGCCAGCACGGAGAGGGAGACGAGCACGTCGCTTTTCGTATGCTCGGAATCGGCAATCAGGATCTGGCTCCCGATGTCTTCTCCGACACGGCGTTCGTACCGGGTAATGATGATATTGATGCCGATAGTCGCGACAAGCACCGCAACGGTCAGGAGTGTAATAGACGGAGCACTGCTCGTGAGAAGACGGTTCGCTCCTTCATAGAGAATCCATGCGGCCGTTACCAGCAGGATTCCGCCGATAAGAAGCGTACCGAAGGTTTCGAATTTTCCGTGGCCGTAGGGGTGCCGTCCGTCCGGTGGCTGCTTGGCTATCTGTGTCGAAACGAGGCCGATGATATTGGATGCGGAGTCCAGTGTCGAATGAAAGGCATCTGCAACCATCGATACCGAACCGGCAAGTAATCCAAATACCGCCTTCAACCCTGCCACGATGAGGTTTAAAATGAGGATGATAAACAGGGTCCGCTGCACCCGGCCGTAGTCCATGACTAAACAGAAGTTCGACTCATTCTCTATTAAGGCTTGGTGACCGTATCTTACTCGCTGTAATGTTTTCGAAGGAACTGACGGATTTTTTCCGATTCAAGCCACCCGATGTCAAGGCGCTTGATGATCGCATCAATCTCCATGGCATGGAAAAATATCTTCTCCGCGAGATCCCCTCCCTGAAGGTCGGCAAGCCCCACGATTGCCTGAAGCGGATTCCTGATATGATCGTTGAGAATGGCAAACTGCTCAAGGTTGTTCTCGATCTGTTCAAATGCCTGCCGCTTGAGCTCGTCGATTTTACGCTGGGCGGTGATGTCACGGACTACTGTCACGACCCGTACCACCTCGCCTTCCTCAAAAACCGGAATTTTCCTGGTTTCTGAGATAAGTTCCAGCTCACCGACCCGAATCGTATCCTCCGAAAGACGCATCACCCCGTCCGAAAACACGCGGGAATACTCATCGAGCACTGTCTTTGACAACACCGGAATGGCCCTGAAGAGATGGTTTCCGATGATATCGGTGGTGAAGCCGAACGCATTAAACCAATCACGGAATGCATCATTGACGAGGAGAATTCGGAAGTTCCGGTCGATTACATGGATCGGATCTGCCATGGAGTTGATAGTACTGCGATATCGCAGTTCCGATTCCTTCAGGGCGTTTTCAGACTTATTTCGCTCGGTAATATCCCTTACGGTTACGATCAGCGTCGATTCGTCGTAAATGTCCATCTGATTGAGGCTGATTTCTGCGTCAAAGAGCGTGCCATCCGCCCGCCGGTGCTGCCACTCGAACATCTGGGGGATGCCTTCGAGCGCCGCCTCCAGGTACCCCCTTCTCCGGTACGAAGAGGGCAGGCCGTCGGGCTGGTCAGGAGGGGAGAGTTCAAAGGGATACTTCCCGATCAATTCCTCGTGAGTATACCCGAAGAGATCCTCGGCGCGGCGGTTGCAGTCATAAATCCGGTTGTTCCGTATCAGGAGAATTCCGTCGCGTGAAGATTCGAACAATGTCCTGTACATCCGTTCGCTGGACTGCAGCTGCGATATGGCTTGTCTCTGCCCGGTCACATCGCTCCCGACACAGAGCATTCCGAGGACGGATCCTCCTTCATCCCTGATGACGCGGTTCCGCCATGAAATCCAGACGCGTCGCCCGTCCCGGGTAACGTTTTCGTTCTCGGTTTCCTCGTACCGGCCGGAGTTGTCGAAAATAGTGGCGAGAGAGGCATGGAGATCGTTCCCGTACGAATCAAGCCGCGGGATGATCGTCTCGAAGATAGAATGCCCGATCACCTCGTCCTGTGAAAAACCATAAAATTTCTGGGCATACTCATTAAAAAACGTGATTTTACTGTTTTTATCAATTTTTAATATGATCGAGTTCGCATTGTGAACAAGATCCCGGTATTTTTCCTCGCTCAGGATAAGTGCTTCTTCGTACTGCCACTGGCGTATCGCCACCGATGCCTGCCGAATCAGCGCTTCGATGACCGGCAGATCGACAGGAGAACTCTCCGCTGTCTGAAAGAGGACCACGCCACCGTAGAGTGTTTCCTTCCAGGAAAAACCCGCGCAGTACATCTTTCGCAGCCCGAGAGCCTTTTCAAAGCGGGAAGATTCCTGCACGGAGAGGGTGCCGTCAAACAGATCCCTGATCCCTGCAACAGATTCGAGTTCCCCTGACTGCAGGTGGGTGGAGATGGAGTCTGTCGTGTGAAGCGTCACCCCGGATTTCAGGAATCTCCGTATCACCGCTTTCTGCCGTTCCGTACCATCGAAGGTGCGAATTTTTACCGCGTCGCCGGTCTGTCCGGTGGAGAAGAGCAGGATCGCAGAACCCGGGCAGAGCGTCAGCAGCGAACCGGCGATATGCCGGAAGAGAGATTCGTATGAGGACGCCTCTGCGATATCGGCGGCAGACTGGAAGAGCAGGGCGAGATGTTCGTACGAGATCGTCCCTTCACCGGTGTATGCGGCGGTAAATGAAACTATGTGCATGCTGCAGGAATCCGAAGGGGAGAGGACTTTATGGGCGGAAATCCGGAACCCGGGATTGTGGCGGAGTATAAGGCCTTCTGCCGGGCTGCCGTAATGAAGAAGGGCGGCACATGCATCTGCTGACGGTATTTCCCCGGGAGGCCGGGGAATGAAAATCCGGGAGACGATTTTCTGGAACGGTGTCCCGGACAGCCTCTGTCCCTCCAGACCGGTGAGAGTGCGGAAAGTACGGTTCACCCATACGATCGTGCCGCCCTCATCGGCAATCACAATGCCGTCGCGGGAGCGGGCATAGGTCCGGATAAGATGGCCAAGACAGGTATCCACTCCCGTATCCCTCATCGGCATCGGCTCCGAATAACAATCCGCTTTTCTGTCAGCACGGAGAGGTAGCGTCATTGTGATATATACCCATTCCGCCGCACCACCGGCGGATTCGATGAATTATTTCTTTCAAGCCCTCATTCGAGGGAAACTCCAAAGATATTCGATATCCACCCGTCTATTCGGTCGCGGGCGATGCGATAACGCCCGAGAGTTTCCTCCCGCCCCCCACTGTCTGCGGCGGGATCAGGAATCGCACACGAGAGATACCGCTCTGCATGCGGCAGACCCGGTATATCGTACGGAGAATCGGACATGACAACAACGTAGTCGAACCGGCGTTCCGAGAAGATATCCAGCATTTTCGATCTATGTCCGGAGATATCAATACCGGATTCGGCCATAACCGTCACCGCCCACGGATCGACCCCTGCCGGGTACCGGCCGGCACTGTAGGCATCATAACGGTCGCTGTGGCGCGCACGTATTATCCCCTCGGCCATCTGCGAACGCACGGAATTATAGATGCACGCGAAGAGAATCGATCTCCGGTGCACTGTCTGCTCTGCTGGTATCGTCTGCATACGGTAATCCCTCCTCCACCCGGGTGCGCAGTGATTCCCTGACATCGAGTGTGACCATCCAGCTGCGATCCAGCTCGCGGACGATCTCATCAATCCGGCGTGCCTGCTCGATAATCCGGTCTGCAAGCTCTCCCCCTGAGAGGTCGGCAAGGCCGACGATTGCCTGCAGCGGATTTCTGATCCGATCATTGAGCATCGCAAACTGCTCCATATTATTCTCGATCTGATTCCATGCCCGGGCCATGGCGGCCTCCTCCCTCATCCCGCCGGGTGATGCCCTCACCATGAGACCGTCTGCCCCGCTGCAGGACCAGACTGCCGTGAGGCCGACATCCACCCGCACGGTGCCGCCATCGTGACGACGACACTCCCATGTGAGCAGGCGTTCCGTATCCGTTTCCCGGCCCCCGATCAGGTTCCTGTACGCCCGGCTCGTGCGCCTGAACGCGTCGGGCGTCAGCACGTCGGAGAGACGTCGCGATTGGAGATAAGCCGAATCATACCCAAGCAGAGCCAGGACCCCCCGGCTCGCGAACATGACATCCAGATTCCCGTCGCACCGGAGAATGAAATCCGGCATACCGACGGAACCGGTAGTGGCAGGCGGTGTATCCCGGTTCCGCATACCCCCCTCTTTTTCTGATCCGCCCGATCCCTCCGGAACCGAAGGAGTGACCGCACCTCCCTCTTCCTGAATATCCGGGCCGGAAACCGGCTTCTTCCCCGCCTCATCCAGCGGCCGGTAGAGATCGATACGCCACCCCCTGTACGAGCCGTCATGGATGAGGAAACTTCCGAAGGCAATACTGCGGACGGTGTCCGTATTGGCAACCAGAGATAACTTCTCGTTTTTTACATCGCGGCCTTTCGCATAGGCTTCATGCACGCAATCAGCAAAATGCTTCCAACCCGCAATGCGAGGTACGATGTAACGGTTCAGAAAAATTATTGCATTTGTGCTGACGACGCGCTCCCGCTGAATACCGAAGAGGTCTTCAATCCGCTCATTAAGCCATGAGACCCTGCCCTCCCGGTCGATGAATACAATTCCGTCCCGTGATTTTTCCGCGAACTGAAAAAAAATTTCGTCCGATGCGTCCCCCTGATCGTCGCTTATGAACGCTGCTGCCGGTGAGACCCAGACGTTATTTTTTGAGTGATCGCTCTCACGGGATGTGCGTACTCGTGTCTGGTTGTAATCCATAGTCGTTGCACCAATGGCGATCCCGTATCCATTACTCTATTGGAAAGAACGATATATATCGCTTTCTTTTAAAAATATCAGGTAATTTCAGCACCTTTGGAAAAATCCAAACTCATTGGAAATTTCCAGTACCATGAGAAATTTCCAGTACCATTGGAGTTGCCTGTTGCGAATGGAATATTTCCCAGATTTATTAAGGGTACCGTATGCCCGGTGTACATCAATCACAGCGATTCAGCTTTCCGCATGCGGTCTCTTTCGCTCCCGAATTCACCCGATCCCTCGCCCTGATCACATCAATTCTCATCGTCTCGCTTTCAGGATCCCTGAAAGTGTATTTTGCCGTACTATTCCTCGGCATGCCCGTATCCTTCGCCGCAGTGGCGGTGGGCGGGCTGATTACGTTTTCGGCTTATGCTTTTGATCGCGCGGTTCCGAACAGCGAAGACGAACAGAGAAGCGGTGAGGTGAGAAAAATGCTTATCGCCTTTGCACTGATCAGCTTTGTTCTCTGCTTTGTCCTGTGGCCGTCACCGGCGCTCCTGTCCCCGTTTCTGATCGCCTATGCTTACAGCAAAGGTATCGCCGGTTTCCGCCTCAAAGGAGGAGCAGGTGTAAAAAATGCCGTTGTCGGGCTGACATGGTCCGTCCTGCTCGTCGTGCTCATAGGAAGGTTTGATCCTGCCGCTTTGCTGGTATACGCGTTTTTCTTTGTAAAAAGCTTTGTCAATACCGCAGTGTATGACGTGCGGGACATCATTGCCGACAGGGCGGCAGGGATCCGGACGCTACCCACCGTGCTCTCTGTCGGCCGCCTCCGTGCACTGCTCCTTGGCATGACATTGTTAGTCCATGGTGCCATGCTCGCTGCCTGGTACTCGGGACTGTATACCGGTGCGGATATTCTGCTTGCAAGCGCCCTGCATACCTGCGGGTATATCCTCATCTATACGACGGGATATGCCGCGTGGAGAAATACGCTTGTCGACGGAGAGTGGATGATCTATGGAGGCTACTCCATTCTGCGGGCTCTATTGACATAGTAGTCAAACAAATCCCTGCCAAAACGAATGGCTTCGGGGGAGGTGGAGACGAGATCGCGGGTAAAATCATAGTTACCCGACCGGTAAAAGAATCCGATTGACAGGAAGCAGTCCGTGACCGTAAAGGCAATCTTCGGACTCTCGTCGATCACACGGATCTCCACCGACTCGTTTTTGGTTGCCGGGTACCCGGTGATGATATCATGGATCTCCGGGGTGACGACGAGTGATATCCTGTCGATCTTGGCCGTCATTGCCGAGAAAAATTCAGGGTAATCGGGAAACAGCAGGGGTGCCACGCCCATGATCTCCCGTGACCTGCTGATGTTTTCAAAAAAAACGCGGTGCGGCTTGAGGACGTTCGAGGGTTCGGACATGACAATCTCAGAGTCGGCGATCTCATACAGGCGGGGCAAAAATTCATCGGGAAAATAAATCGTATGGTCGATGAACGTTGCATACAGGGTTTCGAGGGTCAGGATGGACTTGCGGAACTGGTCAAAGATAAGCAAATAGGCACGCCCCCGGTCGGTGACGACGACATCACCTGCGACGACGTCGGCAAGCCCCTCCTTTTTGAGATAGTCGATCGTAAACGCAAATGTGGATGTCGGCACCCTCTCCTTTATTTCATCACGGGTCTCCCCTTTGAGGAGCGATTCAAGTACTTCCATCCGCCTGCTGCTGGAGAATGTCTTCATAAGATCTGCGATATCCATCGATAATGTATACTCCCGCCGCGAAGCCAAAAAGGTTTTCGGGATATCCCGGAGGAAGAGAGAGAGGTCGGAAATCCTATAGAGCCCGATTCGGACGTCATTCATTTCCAGGATGCTGTTTTTTAAGGAATTTCCGGATCTTTTCCGATTCGAGCCAGTTCATATCGAACATATTGATGATGCCGTCAATCTCTGCGGCCCCTCCAGCACTCTCCCCCTGATCCCCCCACCCTGCAAATCCACGAGCCCGACGATAATGCTGAGGGAATTTCTGGTATGATCATTCAGGATTGCCATCTGCCCGATGGGAGTGTGCCCGGAGACACCCTGTCGGTCCATGCATACCCCTGATGATAGAAATGCACCACGAGTACGCTGTAGTCCATATCGGCGAGAGTCTTCCCGGATGCAACAGGGGACGTGAAAAAGAGCGGCAGTTCCGGAAAACCGCACAATCCAGGGAACCGGCGGTGCGCACGCACAGGCATCGGGCTGAGAACTCCTCATATGAATCGCGAACCGGAGCGGATCAGTGGGCGATCCGGGTGTTAATACGCACCATCGCCTCGCGGAGGGTTTCAAGGTCCGCCGCGTACGAGATGCGGAGCCAGCCGGGGGCACGGAATGCGGAGCCGGGAGTGACCGCCACCAGCCCGTTATGAAGCCAGTCCCTCGCGACATCCATGTCATCACCCGACACTTTCACGAATGCGTAAAAAGCACCGTCGGCAGGAGCCACCTGAAAACCTGTCCGGGAAAGTTCACCCAGGATAAACCTGCGGCGCTCATCGAATGACTGCCGCATCTCTTCGACACATGCCTGATCACCCTCCAGTGCGGCCACCGCCCCCCACATCGCAAATGTTGTCGGATGGCTGATCGTGTGCTGCTGCACCTTCACCATCTGGCGGATGATTGCGTCGGGAGCGACGGCATAACCGATACGCCACCCCGTCATCGCATATGCCTTGGAAAATCCGTTGATCGTAATGGTTCTCTCCTGCATGCCGTCGAATGCAGCAAGCGACAGGTGAGAGGCATCGTAGACGAGTTTTTCGTAGATTTCGTCCGATATGGCAACCAGATCATGATCGATGCAGATATCAGCGACGAGCCGCATCGACGCGGTGTCAAGTACTGCGCCGGAAGGATTTGACGGCGAGTTGACGACAATCATCCGGGTGTCCGGCGTGATGCGCTCAAGGAGCGAGTCGTCGATCTGGAAGGTCGTGGCATTGAGGGGGTGATGGATTGCCTCCCCCCCCGCGATCCGGACGCAGGGCTGATACGATACCCAGGTGGGATCGAGGAGGATGACTTCGTCTCCCGGATTGAGCACCGCCTCCATCGCCTCATATATCGCGTTTTTTGCCCCGCAGGAGACGATAACTTCGTTCGGTGAGGCGGGGAAACCGTTTTCCCGTGTGATTTTTTCAGCAATGGCCGAAAGAAGCTCCGGAATCCCGGCACTCGCGGTATAATGTGTTTCTCCCCGGCGAAGTGCGTCGATGCAGGCTGCAGTTATATGCGCCGGAGTTGCAAAATCAGGCTCGCCAATCGAGAGGGAGATCACGTCGGTTCCCTCCCGCTTCATGCGTTTTGCCGTGTCCGAGATCTCAATCGTCGCCGACGGTACGATATCCGCGATCTTTCCGGACAGTGGCCTCATTGTAATCTCTGAACCATTTTTACAGCCGATTCAACGGCACGCCGGGCATAATCGATGCGTTCGGACGCTTCCAGGCGGGTCATACCGGGGCCGGATATCCCGAGTGCAACCGGTTTGTCGTACTCAAGCGAGAGATCGATAATCTTCCGCGCCGCATGCTGCACGACGATCTCATCATGCTGGGTCGCTCCCTCGATCACGCAGCCGATTGTCACGACTGCGTCGACTTTACCGTCTTTTAGGAGCTTTTTTATTGCCAGCGGCATGTCGTACGCACCCGGGACGTACAGGCGTTCAGCTACCTCGGCACCAAGGAACTTTGCGTGCTCTTCGCCCTCAATTTCCATCATATAGGTCAGGTCCCGGTTGAATTCCGAGACTACAAATCCAAGCTGTATTGCCATGACATTTCTCTCCCTTATCCAGTTTTCAAGTGTGTGCGTATAATACCTGCCAATCGTCTCAGCGCCGGGCGGGACCTGCATCGGGAAATCCCTGCCGCTGGCCGGTCCCGGCATCTTTTATAAGGTCTCCCGGGCGCGTGAGGAGTTTTACGGCATTCACCGCGTGTTCGCGTGTGCGCTGTTCTGCGAGCCAGGCAAGCTCGGCGTCGTCCGCTGCTTCGTCCTCGTGTACGAACACCTCGATGATGTGCCGGTTCGTCATGAGCTGGCACAGGATTAGCCCCTGCGATGCCTCGTGAGCACAGAGCCGGTCTTTTTCCTTGCCGCCCGGCATCCCGAGCGCCATCACCAGATCGCACCGCCGCTCCTCCAAGAGCTTTTTACAGGCGACCGGGAGATCTTTTATTCCGGGTACCGTGGATCGCTCGATGGCGATGCTCGCATGCCTTTTGAGCTCGTCAACGGCAACCGCACCCATATTCACGCGGGAAAAGGTGGTGTCCGCAACGCCTATCTTCATCCCAGCACCCCGGCCGCCGCCTGCACGCCGTCTCCTTCAGGCATGTACCCGAGGCGGAGGAAGGCCCGCTCGACAGCGGCGAGCGTCGCGAGGATCTCGGGCGCACCCACAGCTCCCATCGTACCGATACGGAAAATCCGGCCTTTCAGGTGATCCTGGCCGCCGGCAATGACGATCCCGGTTTCCTTCACCGTGCTCCTGAGATCGGCATCGGAGATGCCCCGGGGGATACGGATCGCCGTAACGGTGTTCGAATAGGCATGAATGCCGTCCAGTGTCGGGAACAGCTCCAGATCCCAGGCCCGCACCGCACTCCGGACCGCTTCCGCCATTCTGCGGTGACGGGCGATACGCACCTCAAGCCCTTCCTCCTCGATGACGGCGCACGCTTCACGGAGCGCGAAGAAGAGGGGGACGGCCGGTGTATACGGGGTTTCCATGGGAGTTTTTGATGCACTTTTTCGGTACGCCGCAAGATCAAGGTAATACGGGCGGTCCGCCGCCAGCATCTCCCACGCCCGGGGACTCACGGATATCGCGGAGAGGCCGGCGGGAGCGGCAAGGCACTTCTGCGAACCCGTCAGCACGATGTCGGCACCCCAGCGGTCCGCTTCGACCCTGTCTCCGCCTATCGAGGTGACAGCGTCCATGATAAACAGCGCGTCGTGTTTCCGGGCGAGAGCCCCGATTTCCGGGGCAGGGTTTTTTATGCCCGCAGATGTTTCGTTGTGCACGAGCGTTACCGCCTCCGCACCCTCTTCGAGTGCGTATTCAAGCGCTTCAAGGTCAAGCGGCGTTCCCCAGTCCGAGGCAACCGGAACTGCGATGCCGTACCGCTCCGCGATCGTGTGCAGCCGCTCGCCGAATTTGCCGTTGACCAGGGTCGCCACGGTCCGACCCTTGCAGAAGTTGGCAACCGCCGCTT encodes the following:
- a CDS encoding ABC transporter ATP-binding protein — encoded protein: MPVIRLEDVSKVYPLPFGDVVALDHVTLDVEKGEFIAIMGPSGSGKSTLLNMIGCLDVPTSGNLFIAGRSVREMDDDELTDLRRDTIGFIFQTFNLIPLLTVRENVEYPLVLKERRRDTWGRSEELMAKVGLEDSLAPHKPSELSGGQQQRVAIARALVNNP
- a CDS encoding cation transporter is translated as MDYGRVQRTLFIILILNLIVAGLKAVFGLLAGSVSMVADAFHSTLDSASNIIGLVSTQIAKQPPDGRHPYGHGKFETFGTLLIGGILLVTAAWILYEGANRLLTSSAPSITLLTVAVLVATIGINIIITRYERRVGEDIGSQILIADSEHTKSDVLVSLSVLAGFGAVSLGFPAADPLIAFGIAAVIGRMGIRIIREAGDVLTDAVIVDCEDQITRIMHQIPGVRGYHKFRCRGKPGELFADIHIFVDPAITVGEGHEIAEEARVMILDDIEGMADIVVHVDPYTGKEEAGAL
- a CDS encoding aspartate aminotransferase, with protein sequence MRPLSGKIADIVPSATIEISDTAKRMKREGTDVISLSIGEPDFATPAHITAACIDALRRGETHYTASAGIPELLSAIAEKITRENGFPASPNEVIVSCGAKNAIYEAMEAVLNPGDEVILLDPTWVSYQPCVRIAGGEAIHHPLNATTFQIDDSLLERITPDTRMIVVNSPSNPSGAVLDTASMRLVADICIDHDLVAISDEIYEKLVYDASHLSLAAFDGMQERTITINGFSKAYAMTGWRIGYAVAPDAIIRQMVKVQQHTISHPTTFAMWGAVAALEGDQACVEEMRQSFDERRRFILGELSRTGFQVAPADGAFYAFVKVSGDDMDVARDWLHNGLVAVTPGSAFRAPGWLRISYAADLETLREAMVRINTRIAH
- a CDS encoding 6,7-dimethyl-8-ribityllumazine synthase, with the translated sequence MAIQLGFVVSEFNRDLTYMMEIEGEEHAKFLGAEVAERLYVPGAYDMPLAIKKLLKDGKVDAVVTIGCVIEGATQHDEIVVQHAARKIIDLSLEYDKPVALGISGPGMTRLEASERIDYARRAVESAVKMVQRLQ
- a CDS encoding riboflavin synthase (catalyzes the formation of riboflavin and 4-(1-D-ribitylamino)-5-amino-2,6-dihydroxypyrimidine from 6,7-dimethyl-8-(1-D-ribityl)lumazine), whose translation is MKIGVADTTFSRVNMGAVAVDELKRHASIAIERSTVPGIKDLPVACKKLLEERRCDLVMALGMPGGKEKDRLCAHEASQGLILCQLMTNRHIIEVFVHEDEAADDAELAWLAEQRTREHAVNAVKLLTRPGDLIKDAGTGQRQGFPDAGPARR
- a CDS encoding aminotransferase; the encoded protein is MENEPLLMLPGPVPVPERVRAAMIRQAINHRGAEFGGIYADCVRVLKGLFGTENDLFVLSGSGTAAMEAAVANFCKGRTVATLVNGKFGERLHTIAERYGIAVPVASDWGTPLDLEALEYALEEGAEAVTLVHNETSAGIKNPAPEIGALARKHDALFIMDAVTSIGGDRVEADRWGADIVLTGSQKCLAAPAGLSAISVSPRAWEMLAADRPYYLDLAAYRKSASKTPMETPYTPAVPLFFALREACAVIEEEGLEVRIARHRRMAEAVRSAVRAWDLELFPTLDGIHAYSNTVTAIRIPRGISDADLRSTVKETGIVIAGGQDHLKGRIFRIGTMGAVGAPEILATLAAVERAFLRLGYMPEGDGVQAAAGVLG